A single Campylobacter concisus DNA region contains:
- a CDS encoding tRNA1(Val) (adenine(37)-N6)-methyltransferase, whose product MILAQLKSGYRYNSDTLVLYDFISSSLKNFSGRILDVGAGCGILGLLLKRDFKNSSLSLLDILQINGEISKFNASQNNLKAEIINTDFAKFKDSEKFDLIVSNPPFYHEGTKQSEDEHIKASRYTSSLDLKDFIKAISVNLKPHKRAFFCYAPDDLGQIVACLKEFKLNLVSLKFIHTKADKPANLALFEVRNNSNSKLKVLPPLVMSENGSHTKEAIEILKKADTNSVDYQELA is encoded by the coding sequence ATGATCTTGGCTCAGCTAAAAAGTGGCTATCGCTACAACAGCGATACGCTGGTACTTTATGATTTTATAAGCTCAAGTTTGAAAAATTTTTCAGGCAGGATTTTAGACGTTGGCGCAGGATGTGGGATACTTGGGCTTTTGCTTAAACGCGACTTTAAAAATTCTAGCCTAAGCTTGCTTGATATCTTGCAGATAAATGGTGAAATTTCTAAATTTAATGCCAGCCAAAATAACCTGAAAGCAGAAATTATAAATACTGACTTTGCAAAATTTAAAGATAGCGAGAAATTTGACCTCATCGTATCAAATCCTCCATTTTATCACGAGGGTACGAAACAAAGCGAAGATGAGCATATAAAGGCTAGTAGATACACAAGCTCTTTGGATTTAAAAGACTTTATAAAAGCTATAAGTGTAAATTTAAAGCCTCACAAAAGGGCATTTTTTTGCTATGCACCTGATGATCTTGGTCAGATTGTAGCGTGCCTAAAAGAGTTTAAGCTAAATTTAGTAAGCCTAAAATTTATTCATACAAAGGCTGATAAACCAGCAAATTTGGCCCTGTTTGAGGTAAGAAATAATTCAAACTCAAAGCTAAAAGTTTTGCCGCCTTTAGTGATGAGTGAAAATGGCTCGCATACAAAAGAGGCGATTGAAATTTTAAAAAAAGCTGATACAAACAGCGTTGATTATCAGGAGCTAGCGTGA
- a CDS encoding YkgJ family cysteine cluster protein: MRVQGFSYEFDASFCESCGGKCCTGESGYIWINEEEISKFCTAFHMSKDEFEKQFLIRVGLRCSIKEKPYEDGFACVFFDEKNKNCSVYELRPQQCRTFPFWNYFKKNLKELKAECIGVKF; the protein is encoded by the coding sequence GTGAGAGTGCAAGGCTTTAGCTATGAGTTTGATGCCAGCTTTTGCGAGAGCTGTGGCGGCAAGTGTTGCACGGGAGAGAGTGGCTACATTTGGATAAACGAAGAAGAAATTTCAAAATTTTGCACCGCATTTCATATGAGTAAAGATGAGTTTGAAAAGCAGTTTTTAATAAGAGTTGGGCTAAGGTGTAGCATAAAAGAGAAGCCTTATGAAGATGGCTTTGCTTGTGTATTTTTTGATGAAAAAAATAAAAACTGCTCAGTTTATGAGCTAAGGCCACAGCAATGTAGGACTTTTCCGTTTTGGAATTATTTTAAAAAAAATTTAAAGGAGCTAAAAGCAGAATGCATTGGCGTAAAATTTTAG
- a CDS encoding tetratricopeptide repeat protein, whose product MHWRKILVFFMSVFFNSQLLLADDNKSINLRLMQALLFQDSGDVNASIQAYSNIFKDTNQKAYLKEAIKLAFATKNENLDALINEGEKSLKDDSDFIRIKVANLVNLSKLNEAKSLMQELATKEPNAQNLLMLGTICMMQNETTTALKYFEEAYSLKQEEENLLRIVDILINRMDKIKDATKYLEKFRDEQGCTLKTCELLAEIYSQQRNFPKVIELFEELYELSHDTSYIDKIVQFFIYDKNYKAAIEILKKYSYNDMALMDLYAATSNFGDAYILAVKIYNDSRDLNFLAKAAIYEYEMNKDNLNEQKMSEILDKFEASVPKLENDMFFNYYGYLLIDHDIDPRKGIELVQKALAISPESPYYEDSLAWGYFKLGECKKAKGIMQHAMKDIDFRASKEAKEHLHLIERCIINLNKRLKK is encoded by the coding sequence ATGCATTGGCGTAAAATTTTAGTATTTTTTATGAGCGTATTTTTTAACTCTCAGCTACTTTTGGCTGACGATAATAAAAGTATAAATTTACGCCTAATGCAGGCTTTATTGTTTCAAGATAGTGGAGATGTGAATGCTAGCATTCAAGCTTACTCAAACATTTTTAAAGATACGAATCAAAAAGCTTATTTAAAAGAGGCGATCAAGCTCGCCTTTGCTACAAAAAATGAAAATTTAGACGCTTTGATAAATGAAGGCGAAAAAAGCTTAAAAGACGATAGCGATTTTATCCGTATAAAGGTGGCAAATTTAGTAAATCTTTCAAAGCTAAATGAGGCTAAAAGTTTAATGCAAGAGCTTGCTACAAAAGAGCCAAATGCCCAAAATTTACTCATGCTTGGCACAATTTGTATGATGCAAAATGAAACAACGACTGCACTAAAATACTTTGAAGAGGCATACTCACTAAAGCAAGAAGAAGAAAATTTGCTCCGCATCGTTGATATTTTGATAAATCGCATGGATAAGATAAAAGACGCTACAAAATATCTTGAGAAATTTAGAGATGAACAAGGTTGCACGCTAAAGACTTGCGAGCTTTTGGCTGAAATTTACTCCCAGCAAAGAAATTTCCCAAAAGTGATCGAACTTTTTGAAGAGCTCTATGAGCTAAGTCACGACACTTCGTATATTGATAAGATCGTGCAGTTTTTTATCTATGATAAAAATTACAAAGCAGCAATTGAAATTTTAAAAAAATATAGCTACAACGATATGGCGCTTATGGATCTTTATGCGGCAACTAGTAATTTTGGTGATGCATATATACTTGCTGTTAAAATTTATAACGATAGCAGGGATTTAAATTTTTTAGCAAAAGCCGCGATTTACGAATACGAGATGAATAAAGATAACTTGAACGAACAAAAAATGTCTGAAATTTTAGACAAATTTGAAGCTAGCGTGCCAAAGCTAGAAAATGATATGTTTTTTAACTATTATGGCTACTTGCTGATAGATCATGATATTGACCCTAGAAAGGGTATAGAGCTTGTGCAAAAGGCGCTTGCTATCTCGCCTGAGTCGCCTTATTATGAGGATTCGCTAGCGTGGGGATATTTTAAGCTTGGTGAGTGCAAAAAGGCAAAGGGCATTATGCAGCACGCGATGAAAGATATTGATTTTAGAGCTTCAAAAGAGGCAAAAGAGCATTTGCACCTCATAGAGCGCTGTATAATAAATCTAAATAAAAGGCTTAAAAAATGA
- the trpC gene encoding indole-3-glycerol phosphate synthase TrpC, translating to MILDEIIKKTKDDLEKRKADFPEEWLGRSLAYNPYVPRDVLNALRASQNEPIKIIAEIKKASPSKGVIREDFEPIKIAQEYEPYANAFSILTEPHWFKGNIEYITQVRRYASRPILRKDFIVDKYQILEALVYGADFILLIAKALTQNELKELLDYAYHLGLEVLVETHDTSDVKKAIFAGANIIGINHRNLDDFTMDMSLCEKLIPLLPNGKIIVAESGLYEHEQLRELSKIGVDAFLIGEHFMRQDDIKNAVKKIKEGE from the coding sequence ATGATACTTGATGAGATAATTAAAAAAACTAAAGATGATCTTGAAAAAAGAAAAGCAGACTTCCCTGAGGAGTGGCTTGGTCGCTCGCTCGCGTACAATCCATACGTGCCAAGAGATGTTTTAAATGCTCTTAGAGCAAGTCAAAATGAGCCTATAAAAATCATAGCCGAGATCAAAAAAGCAAGCCCAAGTAAGGGCGTGATAAGAGAGGATTTTGAGCCTATAAAGATCGCTCAGGAATACGAGCCATACGCAAATGCCTTTAGTATCTTGACTGAACCACATTGGTTTAAAGGCAACATCGAGTACATCACGCAGGTTCGTCGCTACGCATCAAGGCCGATCCTTAGAAAAGATTTTATCGTTGATAAGTATCAAATTCTTGAAGCTCTTGTTTATGGGGCAGACTTTATCTTGCTTATCGCAAAAGCATTAACTCAAAACGAGCTAAAAGAGCTTTTAGACTACGCTTATCATTTAGGTCTTGAAGTTTTAGTTGAAACTCACGATACGAGTGATGTGAAAAAAGCTATCTTTGCAGGAGCAAATATAATAGGTATAAATCACCGAAATTTAGATGATTTTACGATGGATATGAGCCTTTGTGAGAAGCTCATACCGCTTTTACCAAATGGCAAGATAATAGTTGCTGAAAGCGGTCTTTACGAGCATGAACAGCTTAGAGAGCTAAGCAAAATAGGCGTAGATGCTTTCTTGATAGGAGAGCATTTTATGAGGCAAGACGATATAAAAAATGCCGTTAAAAAGATAAAGGAGGGCGAGTAA
- a CDS encoding HIT family protein, with protein sequence MQHLCAPWRSEYFSAKKDSCVFCDVINSDYDDKNGVLFRAKHCFGIMNLYPYSPGHFMIIPNQHTDKIEELDEQTWFEMSKFVRLGVEILKKELYANGVNIGMNLGKAAGAGIAEHVHYHLVPRWSGDTNFITTISDVRVNGTPFHPLFEKLKKAFSAVI encoded by the coding sequence ATGCAGCACCTTTGTGCCCCTTGGAGAAGCGAATACTTTAGCGCTAAAAAAGATAGCTGTGTTTTTTGTGATGTTATAAACTCAGATTATGATGATAAAAATGGCGTACTTTTTCGAGCTAAACATTGTTTTGGGATTATGAATTTATATCCGTATTCTCCAGGTCATTTTATGATAATACCAAATCAGCATACCGACAAGATCGAAGAGCTTGATGAGCAGACTTGGTTTGAGATGAGTAAATTTGTAAGGCTTGGAGTTGAAATTTTAAAAAAAGAGCTTTATGCTAATGGCGTAAATATAGGTATGAATTTAGGCAAAGCAGCAGGAGCTGGCATAGCTGAGCACGTGCATTATCACCTTGTGCCAAGATGGAGCGGGGATACAAATTTTATAACCACCATCTCTGATGTGAGAGTAAATGGCACGCCATTTCATCCACTTTTTGAGAAACTAAAAAAGGCATTTAGTGCCGTTATTTGA
- the mnmH gene encoding tRNA 2-selenouridine(34) synthase MnmH, with product MPLFELDVEQWLEKRSSFEILIDARSPHEFLYSHIKDAINLYALNDAEHKEVGTIYKSDRSLAKSLGAKYICKNLQNIIDEVYKRAKVGSAIGIYCAKGGLRSNSVGHVLSMIGYRVFRLSGGYKAYRNHVLEFLNRPLSTKFITLFGNTGCYKSKLIRALSPSIDLEAMANHLGSVFGAINGAQPSQKSFEDALFEKLIMLKDEICFIEGESRRIGSLSLPKSLYEAMRSGINVEVSASLEKRISCIVDDYKSVDKTFFDECMKKISPFIDKKARDEAVAKFNENDIAKVAEILLTKYYDKVYKKNENINVFINSDDFDEAVKKLNDIKNEAKF from the coding sequence GTGCCGTTATTTGAGCTTGATGTAGAGCAGTGGCTAGAGAAAAGAAGCTCTTTTGAAATTTTAATAGACGCAAGATCACCACATGAATTTTTATATTCTCACATAAAAGATGCCATAAATTTATACGCTTTAAATGACGCGGAACATAAAGAGGTGGGTACGATCTATAAAAGCGATAGATCCCTAGCAAAGAGTCTTGGTGCAAAGTATATTTGCAAAAATTTACAAAATATCATTGATGAGGTTTATAAAAGAGCCAAGGTTGGTTCAGCTATTGGCATCTACTGCGCTAAAGGTGGGCTTAGATCAAATTCTGTTGGCCATGTGCTTAGCATGATAGGATATAGAGTTTTTAGGCTTAGTGGTGGCTATAAAGCTTATAGAAATCATGTTTTAGAATTTCTAAATCGACCTTTAAGCACAAAATTTATCACTCTTTTTGGAAATACTGGCTGCTATAAAAGTAAGCTAATAAGGGCTCTAAGCCCGTCAATAGACCTTGAAGCTATGGCAAATCATTTAGGATCTGTCTTTGGGGCGATAAATGGCGCGCAGCCAAGCCAAAAAAGCTTTGAAGATGCGTTGTTTGAAAAGCTCATCATGCTAAAAGATGAAATTTGCTTTATCGAGGGTGAGAGCAGAAGGATAGGCTCGTTAAGTTTGCCAAAAAGTCTTTATGAGGCGATGCGTAGTGGCATAAATGTCGAAGTGAGCGCAAGTTTGGAAAAAAGAATTTCTTGTATAGTAGATGACTATAAAAGTGTGGATAAAACCTTTTTTGACGAATGTATGAAGAAAATTTCGCCATTTATCGATAAAAAAGCTAGAGATGAAGCTGTGGCTAAATTTAATGAAAATGATATTGCTAAAGTAGCTGAAATTTTACTCACAAAATACTACGACAAAGTCTATAAGAAAAATGAAAATATTAATGTTTTCATAAATTCTGATGACTTTGACGAAGCCGTTAAAAAGCTAAATGATATAAAAAATGAAGCAAAATTTTAG
- a CDS encoding acetolactate synthase large subunit, producing the protein MKQISGSQMISEALHEEGVDIVFGYPGGAALNIYDETYKQTYFKHVLVRHEQAAVHAADGYARVSGKVGVAFVTSGPGFTNAVTGLATAYSDSIPIVLISGQVPTFMIGTDAFQEIDAVGISRPCVKHNFLVNSVEELPRIIKEAFYIARSGRPGPVHIDIPKNITSRLGDFVYPKEISIPSYKPTYKGNQKQIKKAAVAINEAKRPLLYIGGGAVASGASEIIRKFMQKTGIPAVETLMALGVLDAKDKLNLGMAGMHGSYASNMALSECDLLISLGARFCDRITGRTDEFAKHAKIIHIDIDPSSISKIINAHFPIVGDLTNVLTELYEEVNAKPENYAPWREILDRYSKLNPLGYTDSDKVLKPQWVIEETAKIAGADAIISTDVGQHQMWVAQFYPFNRARQLVTSGGLGTMGYGLPAAIGAKCAKPDNLVINFTGDGSILMNIQELMTAHEINMPVINIILNNNFLGMVRQWQTFFYEKRYSSTDLSLQPDFVKIAEGFGGVGFVCKSKDEFRKALKEAIDSKKSAMIDVRIDRFEDVLPMVPAGAAIYNMILKSKEEK; encoded by the coding sequence ATAAAACAGATTTCTGGTTCACAGATGATAAGCGAGGCCTTGCACGAAGAGGGCGTTGATATAGTTTTTGGCTATCCTGGCGGTGCAGCTTTAAATATCTACGACGAAACATATAAGCAGACTTATTTTAAACACGTTTTGGTTCGCCACGAGCAAGCAGCCGTTCACGCGGCCGATGGATACGCTAGAGTCAGTGGTAAAGTTGGCGTTGCTTTTGTGACAAGTGGCCCTGGCTTTACAAATGCTGTCACTGGCCTTGCAACAGCTTATAGCGATAGTATTCCGATCGTGCTTATAAGCGGTCAGGTACCAACATTTATGATCGGTACAGATGCTTTTCAAGAGATCGATGCGGTCGGCATTTCACGCCCCTGTGTTAAGCATAACTTTTTAGTTAATAGCGTTGAAGAGCTACCTCGTATTATAAAAGAGGCCTTTTACATCGCAAGATCAGGCCGCCCAGGACCAGTTCATATCGATATCCCAAAAAATATCACATCAAGACTTGGTGACTTTGTATATCCAAAAGAAATTTCTATCCCAAGCTATAAGCCAACTTATAAAGGCAACCAAAAGCAGATAAAAAAAGCAGCGGTTGCGATAAATGAAGCTAAAAGGCCGCTTTTATACATCGGTGGTGGCGCGGTCGCATCTGGAGCTAGCGAGATCATCCGTAAATTTATGCAAAAAACTGGTATCCCAGCGGTTGAGACGCTGATGGCGCTTGGCGTACTTGATGCAAAAGATAAGCTAAATTTAGGCATGGCAGGTATGCATGGTAGCTACGCTTCAAATATGGCTTTAAGTGAGTGCGACCTTCTTATCTCACTTGGAGCTAGGTTTTGTGATAGGATTACTGGTAGAACGGATGAATTTGCAAAACATGCAAAGATAATTCACATTGATATAGACCCAAGCTCTATTTCAAAGATCATAAACGCCCATTTTCCAATAGTTGGCGATCTTACAAACGTGCTAACTGAGCTTTATGAAGAAGTCAATGCAAAGCCTGAAAACTACGCACCTTGGAGAGAAATTTTAGATAGATATTCTAAACTAAATCCACTTGGCTACACAGATAGCGACAAGGTCTTAAAGCCACAATGGGTCATCGAAGAGACCGCTAAGATAGCAGGAGCTGATGCGATAATCTCAACAGACGTCGGGCAGCACCAAATGTGGGTAGCACAGTTTTATCCGTTTAACCGAGCAAGACAGCTTGTCACAAGTGGTGGACTTGGCACAATGGGATACGGCCTCCCTGCAGCAATCGGCGCAAAATGTGCAAAACCAGACAATCTTGTTATAAATTTTACAGGTGATGGCTCGATACTTATGAATATCCAAGAGTTAATGACGGCTCATGAGATAAATATGCCTGTTATAAACATCATTTTAAACAACAACTTCCTAGGTATGGTGCGCCAGTGGCAAACATTTTTCTATGAAAAACGCTACTCATCGACTGATCTTAGCTTGCAGCCTGATTTTGTAAAGATCGCTGAAGGATTTGGCGGAGTCGGCTTTGTTTGCAAGAGCAAGGATGAGTTTAGAAAGGCTTTAAAAGAAGCGATCGATAGCAAAAAATCAGCGATGATCGATGTTAGGATCGACCGCTTTGAGGACGTACTTCCTATGGTTCCAGCTGGAGCTGCGATTTATAATATGATATTAAAGAGCAAGGAAGAAAAATGA
- the ilvN gene encoding acetolactate synthase small subunit, with protein sequence MRRTISVIVLNEHGVLARISGLFAGRGYNIDTLTVAPIPESNFSRLSIVTSGDERVLEQIVKQLHKLIPTYKVIESGEFVEKEMALVKIPLGENFAGLEAILKSYNGIVTNTNENYIVVMVADDASRIESFLKSIKKFNPVDVVRGGSVIMDI encoded by the coding sequence ATCAGAAGAACGATTTCGGTTATAGTTTTAAATGAACACGGCGTTTTGGCTAGAATTTCTGGGCTTTTTGCAGGCAGGGGCTACAATATTGACACGCTTACAGTTGCTCCAATACCTGAGAGCAACTTCTCAAGACTGAGCATCGTAACTAGTGGCGACGAGAGGGTTTTAGAGCAGATCGTAAAACAGCTTCACAAGCTCATACCAACGTATAAAGTCATAGAAAGTGGCGAATTTGTCGAAAAAGAGATGGCTCTTGTGAAAATTCCGCTTGGTGAAAATTTTGCCGGTCTTGAGGCGATACTAAAGTCGTACAATGGTATCGTTACAAATACAAACGAAAACTACATCGTTGTCATGGTGGCTGACGATGCGAGTAGGATCGAGAGCTTTTTAAAATCGATAAAGAAATTTAACCCAGTTGACGTCGTACGCGGCGGATCTGTGATAATGGATATATGA
- the lpxD gene encoding UDP-3-O-(3-hydroxymyristoyl)glucosamine N-acyltransferase, with the protein MKLSEIASKVNATFSGEDIEIFALNSLKNANKAELTYCDGEKNAKFISTSNAGAILVTKSLLDLVPAGMVALVCDNPHLAFALLSKDYAKPLFCEPKPSNIAKSAKIMPNVYIGSNVSVGENTVVMAGAFLGDNVTIGKNCIIHPNVVIYNDCVIGNECHLLANCVIGSDGFGYAHTKTGEHVKIYHNGNVVLGDFVEIGACTTIDRGVFESTMIASYTKIDNLVQIGHNCELGNGCLIVSQTGLAGSTVLGRNVVMGGQSGSAGHVSVGDFAQIAARGGVSKDLPGGKKYAGAYPIMELSDQFKLQAKILRFFKKN; encoded by the coding sequence ATGAAACTAAGTGAAATAGCCTCAAAAGTAAACGCTACTTTTAGCGGAGAAGATATAGAAATTTTTGCCTTAAATTCTTTAAAAAATGCAAATAAAGCTGAGCTAACATATTGTGACGGCGAGAAAAATGCAAAATTTATAAGTACATCAAACGCTGGAGCCATATTGGTGACAAAATCGCTTTTAGACTTGGTGCCAGCTGGTATGGTCGCACTTGTGTGTGATAACCCGCACCTTGCATTTGCCTTGCTTAGTAAAGATTATGCTAAGCCACTTTTTTGTGAGCCAAAGCCATCAAATATCGCCAAGAGTGCAAAGATAATGCCAAATGTCTATATAGGCTCAAATGTGAGCGTGGGCGAAAATACGGTAGTAATGGCTGGGGCATTTTTGGGCGATAACGTGACTATCGGCAAAAACTGCATCATCCACCCAAACGTAGTCATTTATAACGACTGCGTCATCGGTAACGAGTGCCATCTGCTGGCAAACTGCGTTATAGGCAGTGACGGTTTTGGCTATGCACATACAAAAACTGGCGAGCATGTAAAAATTTACCACAATGGCAACGTAGTTTTAGGCGATTTTGTCGAGATCGGTGCTTGTACGACGATAGATCGTGGTGTTTTTGAAAGCACAATGATCGCAAGCTACACAAAGATAGACAATCTCGTTCAAATAGGTCACAACTGTGAGCTTGGAAATGGCTGCCTCATCGTCTCACAAACTGGCCTTGCTGGCTCAACAGTGCTAGGCAGAAACGTTGTAATGGGCGGACAAAGCGGCTCAGCTGGTCATGTAAGTGTTGGAGACTTCGCGCAGATCGCAGCACGCGGCGGTGTTAGCAAAGATCTGCCTGGTGGCAAAAAATACGCTGGAGCTTATCCTATAATGGAACTTTCAGATCAGTTTAAACTCCAAGCAAAAATTTTGAGATTTTTTAAGAAAAATTAA
- a CDS encoding acetate kinase, translating to MRILVLNSGSSSIKFQLFAMDTKTSLASGLVEQIGSSSSRAVLKANGETYEIKRFIKDHHDGLEAMNELFVTSHTLHDLSELDGIGHRIVHGGESFFSSMIVDESVIKKIEEISPLAPLHNPGHLAGIKNAMKESKNVPHVVVFDTVFHQSMPEYAYRYALPYDVCKTHHIRKYGFHGTSHRYVCKQAAKMLGIEFDKFNAISLHLGNGASACAVQNGKSIDTSMGLSPLEGLIMGTRSGDMDPAVVIYLLNIGVLKWNEIDNFLNKKSGLFGICGSSDMREVVAKMQDDERAKLAFEMFCYRVKKYIGSYYAILGRVDALIFTGGIGENAPNTRQKICDELKHLGIHINHDLNFQDMRGERCIDGDDAKIKTLIIPTNEELEIAIETARVIKESKAK from the coding sequence ATGAGAATTTTGGTTTTAAACTCGGGTAGTAGCTCAATAAAATTTCAACTTTTTGCAATGGATACCAAAACCAGTCTAGCAAGCGGTCTAGTCGAGCAAATCGGTAGCTCCAGCTCAAGAGCGGTACTAAAAGCAAATGGCGAAACCTACGAGATAAAACGCTTTATAAAAGACCACCATGACGGACTTGAGGCGATGAACGAGCTTTTTGTTACATCACACACATTGCACGATCTAAGCGAGCTTGATGGTATCGGACACAGGATAGTTCACGGCGGTGAGAGCTTTTTTAGCTCAATGATCGTTGATGAAAGCGTCATCAAAAAGATCGAGGAGATAAGCCCACTTGCCCCACTTCATAACCCAGGGCACCTTGCTGGCATTAAAAACGCGATGAAAGAGAGCAAAAATGTACCTCACGTGGTCGTTTTTGACACGGTATTTCATCAAAGCATGCCAGAGTACGCCTACCGCTACGCTCTACCTTATGACGTTTGCAAGACTCATCACATCAGAAAATACGGCTTTCACGGCACTTCACACAGATATGTCTGCAAGCAAGCGGCCAAAATGCTTGGCATAGAATTTGATAAATTTAACGCTATCTCGCTTCATCTAGGCAACGGCGCCTCAGCTTGTGCAGTGCAAAATGGCAAAAGCATCGACACCTCGATGGGTCTTAGTCCGCTTGAAGGGCTCATAATGGGCACAAGAAGCGGCGATATGGACCCAGCCGTGGTCATCTATCTGCTAAATATCGGCGTCTTAAAGTGGAACGAGATCGATAACTTTTTAAATAAAAAAAGCGGACTTTTTGGAATTTGTGGCTCAAGCGACATGAGAGAGGTTGTGGCCAAAATGCAAGATGATGAGCGAGCAAAGCTTGCATTTGAGATGTTTTGCTACCGAGTAAAAAAATATATTGGCTCATATTACGCCATTTTAGGACGCGTTGATGCACTTATATTTACTGGCGGTATCGGCGAAAATGCACCAAATACAAGGCAAAAAATTTGTGACGAATTAAAACATCTTGGCATTCACATAAATCACGATCTAAATTTCCAAGACATGCGAGGTGAGAGATGCATAGACGGGGATGACGCTAAGATAAAAACACTCATCATCCCAACAAACGAAGAGCTAGAAATCGCGATAGAAACGGCTAGAGTAATAAAAGAGAGTAAAGCCAAATAA
- the pta gene encoding phosphate acetyltransferase has protein sequence MKSCYVFTDKNLAHLQEIIATKFKKVEIFKIIPDENDKNNLINSNEKEFFLKFIDKFEELKAKSDFVIVLGCESFSVFGKSELNLKLARNLNTPVFDENASELKALNPNSKLLITDKIDEILNYQADIITQFKFQSLLLKRAKVANKTVVLPESDDERILKAAHIVLEKGAANIILLGLKDEISKKVAALGLNLSKAKVIDPAQNELTKEFVKKIYELRKHKGVDEVKANALAKDKIYFATMLIHEGIADALVSGATMSTADTIRPALQIIKTKPNVSVVSGAFFMALEEEILLFADCAVTPNPSTDELASITLSSAQTASAFGLNPKIAMLSYSTADSGSGPDVEFVKEAAKKARELDANLKIAAPIQFDAAVDLSVASKKMPNSEVAGRANVFIFPNLNCGNICYKAVQRSANALAVGPILQGLKKPVNDLSRGCLVEDVVNTILISAIQAGE, from the coding sequence ATGAAAAGTTGTTACGTTTTTACAGACAAAAATTTAGCACATCTGCAAGAAATTATAGCTACAAAATTCAAAAAAGTTGAGATTTTTAAGATAATCCCAGATGAAAACGATAAAAATAACTTAATAAATTCAAATGAAAAAGAGTTTTTTCTAAAATTTATAGACAAATTTGAAGAGCTAAAGGCCAAAAGCGACTTTGTCATAGTTCTTGGCTGTGAGAGTTTTAGTGTCTTTGGCAAAAGCGAGCTAAATTTAAAGCTAGCTAGAAATTTAAATACTCCAGTCTTTGATGAAAATGCAAGCGAGCTAAAAGCGCTAAATCCGAACTCAAAGCTTCTAATCACCGATAAGATCGACGAAATTTTAAACTATCAAGCAGATATCATCACACAATTTAAATTTCAAAGCTTGCTTCTAAAAAGAGCTAAAGTTGCAAACAAAACCGTTGTTTTACCAGAGAGTGACGATGAGAGAATTTTAAAAGCGGCTCACATCGTATTAGAAAAAGGGGCGGCAAATATCATCTTGCTAGGACTTAAAGATGAAATTTCAAAAAAAGTGGCCGCTTTGGGGCTAAATTTAAGCAAAGCCAAAGTGATCGACCCAGCACAAAACGAGCTAACAAAGGAATTTGTAAAGAAAATTTATGAGCTTAGAAAGCACAAAGGCGTGGACGAAGTCAAGGCAAACGCACTTGCTAAAGATAAAATTTACTTTGCTACGATGCTAATTCATGAAGGCATAGCCGATGCCTTGGTAAGTGGCGCTACGATGAGCACGGCTGATACGATCCGCCCAGCCTTGCAGATAATAAAAACAAAGCCAAATGTAAGTGTGGTAAGTGGGGCATTTTTTATGGCACTTGAAGAAGAAATTTTGCTCTTTGCAGACTGCGCTGTCACGCCAAATCCAAGCACAGATGAGCTAGCTAGCATAACGCTAAGCAGCGCTCAAACGGCAAGTGCCTTTGGCCTTAACCCAAAGATCGCTATGCTGAGCTACTCTACGGCTGATAGTGGAAGTGGACCTGATGTGGAATTTGTAAAAGAAGCTGCCAAAAAGGCGAGAGAGCTTGATGCAAATTTAAAGATCGCAGCGCCAATTCAGTTTGACGCAGCCGTTGATCTAAGCGTGGCTAGCAAAAAGATGCCAAACTCAGAGGTTGCTGGACGTGCAAATGTCTTTATCTTTCCAAATTTAAACTGTGGAAACATCTGCTATAAAGCGGTTCAGCGAAGTGCAAACGCTCTAGCTGTGGGTCCGATACTTCAAGGGCTAAAAAAGCCGGTTAATGACCTAAGTCGCGGCTGCCTCGTTGAAGACGTGGTAAATACCATCTTAATCAGTGCCATACAAGCAGGAGAATAA